One region of Miscanthus floridulus cultivar M001 chromosome 19, ASM1932011v1, whole genome shotgun sequence genomic DNA includes:
- the LOC136527123 gene encoding uncharacterized protein isoform X2, with product MGSGNLIVKKVVKHSSFDLDIQLDKSWMEDVTCPICLDYPHNAVLLRCTSYEKGCRPFVCDTDQTRSNCLERFKFAYELPSNAKVSSLAVPPLDSIIHIVPSNANNRPSCPLCRGDVIGWIVIGEARLHLNQKKRCCEEDCCSFVGNFNELQKHTQQKHPDSRPSEIDPARQVDWENFQQSSDIVDVLSTIHAQVPNGIVLGDYVIEYGDDDTGEDYEVFRSVRTNWWSCIFCKAFSRSSRSRRRARARERRGSGRRNGNQANLENFNLEVPTQSVELREIRFDEIDDEYIVTGAIPSIAAPGRMASFHYRDTRYGR from the exons ATGGGTTCAGGCAACTTGATTGTCAAGAAGGTGGTAAAGCACAGCTCCTTTGATCTGGACATACAGCTCGATAAGAGTTGGATGGAGGACGTTACCTGCCCGATCTGCCTTGATTACCCTCACAATGCAGTGCTACTGAGATGCACGTCTTATGAGAAAGGCTGCAGGCCGTTTGTTTGTGATACAGACCAGACCCGCTCAAACTGTCTCGAGAGATTTAAGTTTGCATATGAACTTCCTTCCAATGCGAAAGTTTCATCCTTAGCTGTGCCTCCTCTTGATAGCATTATTCATATCGTGCCGTCTAATGCAAACAACCGTCCCAGCTGCCCCTTGTGTAGAGGTGATGTTATTGGGTGGATTGTTATTGGTGAGGCTCGGCTGCATCTTAATCAGAAGAAAAGATGCTGTGAAGAGGATTGCTGCTCATTTGTTGGTAACTTCAATGAGCTTCAGAAGCACACGCAACAAAAGCATCCTGATTCACGCCCTTCAGAGATTGATCCTGCTAGGCAAGTTGATTGGGAAAATTTCCAGCAGTCTTCTGATATTGTAGATGTCTTGAGCACAATACATGCACAAGTTCCTAATGGGATTGTTCTGGGAGACTATGTGATTGAGTATGGGGATGATGACACTGGTGAGGACTATGAAGTTTTCCGCAGTGTCAGAACTAACTGGTGGTCATGTATATTCTGCAAGGCGTTTTCAAGATCTTCAAGAAGTCGtagaagagcaagagcaagggaAAGAAGAGGCAGTGGAAGGAGGAATGGGAACCAGGCTAATCTGGAAAATTTTAATCTTGAGGTTCCAACACAATCTGTTGAATTAAGGGAAATTAGatttgatgaaattgatgatgaatACATAGTCACAGGGGCCATTCCTAGTATCGCAGCACCGGGAAGAATGGCTAGTTTCCATTACAG GGATACTAGATATGGGCGTTGA
- the LOC136529171 gene encoding cytoplasmic 60S subunit biogenesis factor REI1 homolog 1-like isoform X1 has translation MPTTTCNACNVVFVDDERKRIHYRSEWHRYNLKRKVAGVPGVTEALFLAWEAALSIGTTPTLYTCPLCEKEYTSSRAHEQHLSSRSHLMRAASQEPSRSSTAGGITPLPVRATTTVEEDGDDELANESTSNSMQADSSRRHEEMEEVDLDPSCCFMCDLKHGTVDDCMVHLHRKHGFFVPDSEYLKDSCGFLTYVGLKVKRDFICLYCDDRRRAFQSLEAVRKHMHAKGHCKVRFGDGGDDEDADLEDFYDYSSSYADVDGKQLVAAADGNCGIELGIGGSELVITNKSGKGTRVRSLGSREFIRYYRQKPRPSLLRQVVHLRSPCCPAFVFPPSDTRAWVW, from the exons ATGCCGACGACCACCTGCAACGCGTGCAACGTGGTGTTCGTCGACGACGAGCGGAAGCGGATCCACTACCGCTCCGAATGGCACCGCTACAATCTCAAGCGCAAG GTGGCTGGAGTTCCAGGCGTGACGGAGGCTCTGTTTCTGGCATGGGAAGCCGCTCTATCGATTGGAACCACTCCGACGCTATACACCTGTCCTCTGTGCGAGAAGGAGTACACGAGCTCACGAGCTCACGAGCAGCACCTCAGCTCGCGATCACATCTCATGAGAGCCGCCTCTCAGGAGCCCAGTCGTTCCTCCACTGCCGGAGGCATCACGCCACTTCCGGTGCGCGCCACCACCACGGTAGAAGAGGACGGAGACGACGAGTTGGCTAACGAATCCACTTCGAACAGCATGCAAGCGGATTCCTCTAGACGCCACGAAGAGATGGAAGAGGTGGACCTGGACCCATCGTGCTGTTTCATGTGTGACCTCAAGCACGGCACCGTGGACGACTGCATGGTCCATCTGCACAGGAAGCACGGGTTCTTCGTACCTGACAGCGAATACTTGAAGGATTCCTGTGGTTTTCTTACTTATGTTGGACTGAAG GTGAAGCGGGATTTTATCTGCCTCTACTGCGACGACAGACGCCGGGCCTTTCAGAGCCTGGAGGCCGTCAGGAAACACATGCATGCAAAGGGGCACTGCAAAGTGCGGTTTGGTGACGGCGGAGATGATGAGGACGCGGATCTCGAGGATTTCTACGATTACAGTAGCAG TTATGCTGATGTGGATGGCAAGCAGTTGGTTGCTGCTGCTGATGGTAACTGTGGCATTGAGCTTGGAATTGGCGGGTCAGAGCTAGTAATCACAAACAAGAGTGGAAAAGGAACCCGTGTCCGATCACTCGGTTCTCGCGAATTCATCCGCTATTACCGTCAGAAACCGCGGCCTTCTCTTCTACGACAGGTCGTGCACTTGCGCTCCCCATGCTGTCCAG CATTTGTGTTTCCCCCTTCAGATACAAGAGCGTGGGTTTGGTGA
- the LOC136529135 gene encoding replication protein A 32 kDa subunit C-like isoform X1: MATAASSYFAGSAILPSQRAAAAPDNSAVAASSPAKQSRDPRFSGCAPTTVRHIARSFAAADATGGGDPVISIDGVDATNVWVLGRAVSVVNMEAGVSFKLDDGTGKIPLVRWITDDIDAKEVSIVQNGLYLKVQVTLVGFKAKQHGFARSIRPVTNFNEVVLHFIECMYVHLVNVRPKMQGQLPSAIQANVSTHEMQAQVAHTVQTNAPAYMPFSGGVREHQVDFVPPVNQGRFPSSVQTNTSTHVPFSGGVREQQVHFTPQPNQFSAYPGTGGQQHDLQSMVLEVMQQPDILALENGVHVDEVARRLGMPRAQIMVTAQRLVDLACLYSTIDDYHFKSLLNG, translated from the exons ATGGCCACCGCGGCCTCCTCCTACTTCGCTGGCTCGGCCATCCTGCCGTCGCAGCGCGCCGCCGCGGCGCCCGACAATTCCGCCGTCGCCGCCTCTTCTCCGGCCAAG CAGTCGCGTGACCCCCGCTTCTCCGGATGCGCCCCCACCACCGTGCGTCACATCGCCCGCTCCTTCGCCGCCGCCGATGCCACCGGTGGCGGCGACCCTGTCATCTCCATAGACGGCGTCGACGCCACCAAC GTTTGGGTTCTGGGGAGGGCGGTGAGCGTGGTGAACATGGAGGCTGGCGTCTCATTCAAGCTCGACGACGGCACTGGGAAGATCCCGCTCGTGCGGTG GATCACTGACGATATTGATGCTAAGGAAGTGTCTATCGTCCA GAATGGTTTATACCTCAAGGTTCAAGTTACTCTCGTAGGGTTTAAAGCTAAGCAGCATGGTTTTGCTCGCTCTATTAG GCCTGTTACCAATTTCAATGAAGTGGTGCTGCACTTCATTGAGTGTATGTATGTGCATTTGGTAAATGTCCGGCCAAAG ATGCAAGGTCAACTCCCTAGCGCTATTCAAGCAAATGTGTCTACTCATGAGATGCAAGCTCAAGTTGCTCACACAGTTCaaacaaatgcacctgcttataTGCCCTTCTCTGGTGGAGTAAGAGAGCATCAAGTTGATTTTGTTCCTCCAGTAAACCAAGGGCGATTCCCTTCATCAGTTCAGACAAACACATCTACTCATGTACCCTTTTCTGGTGGAGTTAGAGAACAGCAAGTTCACTTTACTCCTCAACCAAACCAA TTTTCAGCTTACCCAGGTACTGGTGGACAACAGCACGATCTGCAGAGTATGGTTTTGGAGGTTATGCAACAACCAGATATACT TGCACTTGAAAATGGAGTACATGTTGATGAAGTGGCAAGGAGACTTGGAATGCCAAGAGCACAAATTAT GGTCActgcccagcgtctggtcgatttggCCTGCCTCTATTCCACTATAGATGACTATCATTTCAAGTCTCTTTTAAATGGTTGA
- the LOC136529171 gene encoding cytoplasmic 60S subunit biogenesis factor REI1 homolog 1-like isoform X2 — MPTTTCNACNVVFVDDERKRIHYRSEWHRYNLKRKVAGVPGVTEALFLAWEAALSIGTTPTLYTCPLCEKEYTSSRAHEQHLSSRSHLMRAASQEPSRSSTAGGITPLPVRATTTVEEDGDDELANESTSNSMQADSSRRHEEMEEVDLDPSCCFMCDLKHGTVDDCMVHLHRKHGFFVPDSEYLKDSCGFLTYVGLKVKRDFICLYCDDRRRAFQSLEAVRKHMHAKGHCKVRFGDGGDDEDADLEDFYDYSSSYADVDGKQLVAAADGNCGIELGIGGSELVITNKSGKGTRVRSLGSREFIRYYRQKPRPSLLRQVVHLRSPCCPDTRAWVW, encoded by the exons ATGCCGACGACCACCTGCAACGCGTGCAACGTGGTGTTCGTCGACGACGAGCGGAAGCGGATCCACTACCGCTCCGAATGGCACCGCTACAATCTCAAGCGCAAG GTGGCTGGAGTTCCAGGCGTGACGGAGGCTCTGTTTCTGGCATGGGAAGCCGCTCTATCGATTGGAACCACTCCGACGCTATACACCTGTCCTCTGTGCGAGAAGGAGTACACGAGCTCACGAGCTCACGAGCAGCACCTCAGCTCGCGATCACATCTCATGAGAGCCGCCTCTCAGGAGCCCAGTCGTTCCTCCACTGCCGGAGGCATCACGCCACTTCCGGTGCGCGCCACCACCACGGTAGAAGAGGACGGAGACGACGAGTTGGCTAACGAATCCACTTCGAACAGCATGCAAGCGGATTCCTCTAGACGCCACGAAGAGATGGAAGAGGTGGACCTGGACCCATCGTGCTGTTTCATGTGTGACCTCAAGCACGGCACCGTGGACGACTGCATGGTCCATCTGCACAGGAAGCACGGGTTCTTCGTACCTGACAGCGAATACTTGAAGGATTCCTGTGGTTTTCTTACTTATGTTGGACTGAAG GTGAAGCGGGATTTTATCTGCCTCTACTGCGACGACAGACGCCGGGCCTTTCAGAGCCTGGAGGCCGTCAGGAAACACATGCATGCAAAGGGGCACTGCAAAGTGCGGTTTGGTGACGGCGGAGATGATGAGGACGCGGATCTCGAGGATTTCTACGATTACAGTAGCAG TTATGCTGATGTGGATGGCAAGCAGTTGGTTGCTGCTGCTGATGGTAACTGTGGCATTGAGCTTGGAATTGGCGGGTCAGAGCTAGTAATCACAAACAAGAGTGGAAAAGGAACCCGTGTCCGATCACTCGGTTCTCGCGAATTCATCCGCTATTACCGTCAGAAACCGCGGCCTTCTCTTCTACGACAGGTCGTGCACTTGCGCTCCCCATGCTGTCCAG ATACAAGAGCGTGGGTTTGGTGA
- the LOC136527123 gene encoding uncharacterized protein isoform X1, with protein sequence MGSGNLIVKKVVKHSSFDLDIQLDKSWMEDVTCPICLDYPHNAVLLRCTSYEKGCRPFVCDTDQTRSNCLERFKFAYELPSNAKVSSLAVPPLDSIIHIVPSNANNRPSCPLCRGDVIGWIVIGEARLHLNQKKRCCEEDCCSFVGNFNELQKHTQQKHPDSRPSEIDPARQVDWENFQQSSDIVDVLSTIHAQVPNGIVLGDYVIEYGDDDTGEDYEVFRSVRTNWWSCIFCKAFSRSSRSRRRARARERRGSGRRNGNQANLENFNLEVPTQSVELREIRFDEIDDEYIVTGAIPSIAAPGRMASFHYRDGGPSARRRRGAAKLERCRRQSRRDDAADDGCVGFILNNNDDGFAMSS encoded by the exons ATGGGTTCAGGCAACTTGATTGTCAAGAAGGTGGTAAAGCACAGCTCCTTTGATCTGGACATACAGCTCGATAAGAGTTGGATGGAGGACGTTACCTGCCCGATCTGCCTTGATTACCCTCACAATGCAGTGCTACTGAGATGCACGTCTTATGAGAAAGGCTGCAGGCCGTTTGTTTGTGATACAGACCAGACCCGCTCAAACTGTCTCGAGAGATTTAAGTTTGCATATGAACTTCCTTCCAATGCGAAAGTTTCATCCTTAGCTGTGCCTCCTCTTGATAGCATTATTCATATCGTGCCGTCTAATGCAAACAACCGTCCCAGCTGCCCCTTGTGTAGAGGTGATGTTATTGGGTGGATTGTTATTGGTGAGGCTCGGCTGCATCTTAATCAGAAGAAAAGATGCTGTGAAGAGGATTGCTGCTCATTTGTTGGTAACTTCAATGAGCTTCAGAAGCACACGCAACAAAAGCATCCTGATTCACGCCCTTCAGAGATTGATCCTGCTAGGCAAGTTGATTGGGAAAATTTCCAGCAGTCTTCTGATATTGTAGATGTCTTGAGCACAATACATGCACAAGTTCCTAATGGGATTGTTCTGGGAGACTATGTGATTGAGTATGGGGATGATGACACTGGTGAGGACTATGAAGTTTTCCGCAGTGTCAGAACTAACTGGTGGTCATGTATATTCTGCAAGGCGTTTTCAAGATCTTCAAGAAGTCGtagaagagcaagagcaagggaAAGAAGAGGCAGTGGAAGGAGGAATGGGAACCAGGCTAATCTGGAAAATTTTAATCTTGAGGTTCCAACACAATCTGTTGAATTAAGGGAAATTAGatttgatgaaattgatgatgaatACATAGTCACAGGGGCCATTCCTAGTATCGCAGCACCGGGAAGAATGGCTAGTTTCCATTACAG GGATGGTGGCCCAAGTGCAAGGCGGAGGCGAGGAGCAGCGAAGCTGGAGCGCTGCCGGAGGCAGAGCCGACGCGATGATGCTGCCGACGATGGATGCGTTGGTTTCATACTCAACAACAATGACGATGGGTTCGCCATGAGCTCATGA
- the LOC136527786 gene encoding cytoplasmic 60S subunit biogenesis factor REI1 homolog 1-like, translating into MPMDTCNACNAGFFDEEQRRLHYRSEWHRYNLKRKVAGVPGVTEALFLARQAALAEGNKPASTPMLYSCALCGKEYRSSKAHEQHLNSRSHLLKASQEPNASISGITIVKPLPERVPRRAPSAVEEDEDDDEEEEWVEVDPSEMELADESTSNMQEDEQSDDDMDDLEELDISSCFMCDLKHDTIEDCMVHMHKKHGFFIPDSEYLKDPSGLLTYVGLKVKRDFICLYCNDRCQPFFSLEAVRKHMEAKGHCKLRYGDGGDDEDADLEDFYDYSSSYVDAEGKQLVAVDDSTNNIELGTGGSELVITNKSEKGTRVRTLGSREFIRYYRQKPRPSVATDRALALSLASSYKSMGLVTVQSKEQMVRLKVLRAMNKTGVEAMRNKIGMKSNVIRNLPKNCPY; encoded by the exons ATGCCGATGGATACCTGCAACGCGTGCAACGCGGGGTTCTTCGACGAGGAGCAGCGGCGGCTTCACTACCGCTCCGAATGGCACCGCTACAACCTCAAGCGCAAG GTGGCTGGAGTTCCTGGTGTCACAGAGGCTCTGTTTCTGGCTAGGCAAGCTGCTTTGGCGGAGGGGAACAAACCTGCAAGCACACCAATGCTTTACAGCTGTGCTCTCTGTGGAAAGGAGTACAGGAGCTCGAAAGCTCATGAGCAGCATCTTAACTCACGATCACATCTTTTGAAAGCCTCTCAGGAGCCCAATGCCTCTATTTCTGGTATTACAATAGTCAAGCCACTTCCTGAACGAGTCCCACGCAGAGCTCCATCTGCAGTAGAGGAGGATGAAGACGACGATGAGGAGGAAGAGTGGGTTGAAGTTGACCCAAGTGAGATGGAGTTGGCTGATGAGTCTACTTCCAACATGCAAGAAGATGAGCAATCTGATGATGACATGGATGATCTTGAAGAGTTGGATATCTCATCGTGTTTCATGTGTGATCTGAAGCATGACACCATAGAAGACTGCATGGTCCATATGCATAAGAAGCATGGGTTTTTCATACCTGACAGTGAATACTTGAAGGATCCCAGTGGTCTTCTTACTTATGTCGGGCTGAAG GTGAAACGTGATTTTATCTGCCTCTACTGCAATGACAGATGCCAGCCCTTCTTCAGTCTAGAGGCTGTCAGGAAACACATGGAAGCAAAGGGGCATTGCAAGTTGcggtatggagatggtggagatgatgaagatgctgaCCTTGAGGATTTCTATGATTACAGCAGCAG TTATGTTGATGCAGAAGGCAAGCAGTTGGTTGCTGTTGATGACTCTACCAACAACATTGAGCTGGGAACCGGTGGGTCTGAGCTCGTAATAACAAACAAGAGTGAGAAAGGCACTCGAGTCAGAACCCTTGGTTCTAGGGAATTTATCCGCTACTATCGCCAGAAACCACGGCCTTCTGTTGCAACAGACCGTGCGCTTGCACTTTCACTGGCTTCCAG CTACAAGAGCATGGGTTTGGTGACAGTTCAGTCTAAGGAGCAGATGGTAAGGCTGAAAGTTCTCCGTGCAATGAACAAGACCGGGGTCGAGGCGATGCGAAACAAGATCGGGATGAAGAGCAATGTGATCCGAAACCTCCCTAAGAACTGCCCGTATTAG
- the LOC136529135 gene encoding replication protein A 32 kDa subunit C-like isoform X2, with amino-acid sequence MATAASSYFAGSAILPSQRAAAAPDNSAVAASSPAKSRDPRFSGCAPTTVRHIARSFAAADATGGGDPVISIDGVDATNVWVLGRAVSVVNMEAGVSFKLDDGTGKIPLVRWITDDIDAKEVSIVQNGLYLKVQVTLVGFKAKQHGFARSIRPVTNFNEVVLHFIECMYVHLVNVRPKMQGQLPSAIQANVSTHEMQAQVAHTVQTNAPAYMPFSGGVREHQVDFVPPVNQGRFPSSVQTNTSTHVPFSGGVREQQVHFTPQPNQFSAYPGTGGQQHDLQSMVLEVMQQPDILALENGVHVDEVARRLGMPRAQIMVTAQRLVDLACLYSTIDDYHFKSLLNG; translated from the exons ATGGCCACCGCGGCCTCCTCCTACTTCGCTGGCTCGGCCATCCTGCCGTCGCAGCGCGCCGCCGCGGCGCCCGACAATTCCGCCGTCGCCGCCTCTTCTCCGGCCAAG TCGCGTGACCCCCGCTTCTCCGGATGCGCCCCCACCACCGTGCGTCACATCGCCCGCTCCTTCGCCGCCGCCGATGCCACCGGTGGCGGCGACCCTGTCATCTCCATAGACGGCGTCGACGCCACCAAC GTTTGGGTTCTGGGGAGGGCGGTGAGCGTGGTGAACATGGAGGCTGGCGTCTCATTCAAGCTCGACGACGGCACTGGGAAGATCCCGCTCGTGCGGTG GATCACTGACGATATTGATGCTAAGGAAGTGTCTATCGTCCA GAATGGTTTATACCTCAAGGTTCAAGTTACTCTCGTAGGGTTTAAAGCTAAGCAGCATGGTTTTGCTCGCTCTATTAG GCCTGTTACCAATTTCAATGAAGTGGTGCTGCACTTCATTGAGTGTATGTATGTGCATTTGGTAAATGTCCGGCCAAAG ATGCAAGGTCAACTCCCTAGCGCTATTCAAGCAAATGTGTCTACTCATGAGATGCAAGCTCAAGTTGCTCACACAGTTCaaacaaatgcacctgcttataTGCCCTTCTCTGGTGGAGTAAGAGAGCATCAAGTTGATTTTGTTCCTCCAGTAAACCAAGGGCGATTCCCTTCATCAGTTCAGACAAACACATCTACTCATGTACCCTTTTCTGGTGGAGTTAGAGAACAGCAAGTTCACTTTACTCCTCAACCAAACCAA TTTTCAGCTTACCCAGGTACTGGTGGACAACAGCACGATCTGCAGAGTATGGTTTTGGAGGTTATGCAACAACCAGATATACT TGCACTTGAAAATGGAGTACATGTTGATGAAGTGGCAAGGAGACTTGGAATGCCAAGAGCACAAATTAT GGTCActgcccagcgtctggtcgatttggCCTGCCTCTATTCCACTATAGATGACTATCATTTCAAGTCTCTTTTAAATGGTTGA